A window of the Pangasianodon hypophthalmus isolate fPanHyp1 chromosome 12, fPanHyp1.pri, whole genome shotgun sequence genome harbors these coding sequences:
- the hhex gene encoding hematopoietically-expressed homeobox protein hhex — protein sequence MQYQPAARPVPLYAPTPVQPAHPTPFYIEDILGRSDGTPSACSPLAPAPATVPAPAPALPSPNSSFSSWVPPYRSAVYEPTPIHPHQSPHPHPHPHHHAALAAAAAAAYGNPLYPLHRALLGDYSHALIRHDPLGKPLLWTPFIQRPLHKRKGGQVRFSNDQTVELEKKFETQKYLSPPERKRLAKMLQLSERQVKTWFQNRRAKWRRLKQENPQGSKRELESEHADRNCALAEPRASDPHTARSCSSSCSSPSSRALLESEVSDDSDGELDIEEDADISLSPPL from the exons ATGCAGTACCAGCCCGCGGCCAGGCCCGTGCCCCTGTACGCGCCAACCCCGGTTCAGCCCGCGCACCCTACTCCGTTTTACATTGAAGACATTCTGGGCAGAAGTGATGGCACACCGAGCGCGTGCTCTCCGCTCGCTCCCGCGCCAGCAACCGTCCCCGCACCCGCACCGGCTTTACCCTCACCGAACTCATCATTCTCCAGCTGGGTGCCGCCTTACCGGAGCGCTGTGTACGAGCCGACTCCGATCCACCCGCACCAGAGCCCGCATCCGCACCCGCACCCGCACCACCACGCCGCGCTCGCCGCAGCCGCCGCAGCCGCGTACGGAAACCCGTTGTACCCGTTACACCGCGCGCTGCTCGGAGACTACTCCCACGCGCTCATCAGACACGACCCTCTCG GTAAGCCCTTGCTGTGGACTCCGTTCATCCAGCGTCCTCTGCACAAGAGGAAAGGAGGACAGGTGCGCTTCTCTAATGATCAGACTGTAGAGCTGGAGAAAAAGTTCGAGACGCAGAAATATCTCTCACCACCGGAGAGGAAGCGACTGGCCAAGATGCTCCAGCTGAGCGAGAGACAG GTCAAGACGTGGTTTCAGAACCGCAGAGCTAAATGGAGGAGACTgaaacag GAGAACCCGCAGGGCTCTAAGCGCGAGCTGGAGAGCGAGCACGCGGATAGAAACTGCGCGCTCGCGGAACCCCGAGCCTCGGACCCGCACACCGCGcgctcctgctcctcctcctgctcctcgcCGTCCTCACGCGCGCTGCTCGAGTCGGAGGTTTCGGATGATTCAGACGGAGAGCTGGACATTGAGGAGGACGCGGACATCTCACTGAGTCCTCCGCTATGA